The sequence below is a genomic window from Scatophagus argus isolate fScaArg1 chromosome 8, fScaArg1.pri, whole genome shotgun sequence.
GCAATCATCAcctccctttaaaaaaaacaactacataAGTCTGTCGTACAACCAGGTTTAGGTTTATTGTGGACGTTTGTCAAGGCTGTGTGCCAGTGGAGGGGTGCCATTAATGCAACACCAATACTTTGTTTTTGGTAAGTACAGCAGGGTCAGAAAGAGCTGGGAGAGACTGAGTGTCCGGGTTGTAAACAAATGactcattttaaatgtctctgTTAGCTCTTGAAAACCGATGATATGAAGATTGCATCATTCAACGCACAAAGATTTGGACTCATGAAAGTCGCAGATCCAGATGTCCTGTCAACTCTGGTTAAGGTAAAACATCTAGAAGAGTAAAGCACCATCCAGTTGACTGAGCCAACACATTACACAGTAACAGATCAGTAATTATAACAAGGGTTTTGCTATTGTACAGTTGGTGTCACTTATGTGGTATTTGGGAAGTAGCCAAGAGGAAAGGAAGGGCCGGTATAAGGAACAGTAATTAAGAGTCAAAATGGCCCTTCTGTTGTACTTTGGTAATTATAGCTGTCTTTGAAAGTGCCACATGCATAAATTAAAAGACTAAACCGCATTATTATATTTCTTCACACATTTGCTGAGCTTTTGTCTTCTGTAGATTGTGTCTCGATATGACATCATAGTGATTCTGGAGGTGGTGGATGTGAGTGGAGCTTCTGTTAAAATCCTCTTGAAAGAACTGAACAGGTAAGATTGAATGAAGCAAAGAGCCCTACTTTTTACTGTGCGTCTGCTTACTTTCACTGTGCCAATGCTATCTCAGAGTCAACACCACCTGTCACTACGCTCTGCAGCTCAGTAGTCGCCTGGGCAGGAACAGATACAAGgaacagtttttgtttctctacAGGTAAGATCAGATTGTAGACCAAAATCTGCAGATCAGTtccaacattaaaaccacctaATACCTTAACCTTAATATTTTGaaggtcccccttgtgctgccaaatcagctctgacctgtcatgGGAGCgaacacaggacctctgggagTATTTGGTGTTTAGGTTgatggtgtgtgtcaaagaacatccacagatgttattcacttcacctgtccgtggttttaatgttgtggctgatcagtgtactTTTGTAGTATAACCGTCACACGTGCATTAAAAAGCCATTTTTGTCCTACTGGAAGGGATGATGTTGTCGACCTGATTGACTGCTATCAATACGAAGACAACCAGGTGAATGATGTGGATGCTTTTGCAAGGGAGCCATATATTCTCCACTTCAAACCACATAACACAGGTCAGATTCTGCACTTAACTCAGTCTTAAAGAGTCTGTTAAAGAGAATATTGTGgctatctgtgtgtttgttgattgAGTCTTAGTCGGTTGCTGTAGACATTATGACATTGTCACTGTGCCTGTCTGTGGTATGTCTGAGTCATGTCTATATATggatctgtttgttttgtgagtgtGATTCGGTCTGAGTTATAATTCAAATGAACAAACGGCAGGTTTAGCAAGTTAAGTCACTCTGCGTCTTTTGTCTACATCCGtacacacactgttttgttttggttccaGTGCTGAAGGATATAGTGCTGATCCCTGTTCACACCACACCGTGGGACTCGGAGAAAGAGCTGGATGAGCTGTTTGATGTCTTCTTGGTGGTCAAAGACAAATGGAAAACTGATGTGAGTTTCATCAGTGTTTCACCTAAAAGTGGTGCTTTACTAAGTTCATACTGCACATTCTAAAGAGATTTATGACCACTTTTTATAGTTCTGTTTAATAATCCCAATAATCCCATATCAGAGGAATCACACCAATTATATGGCTATAAATGGTAATTTCAAAGTGCTGTAACATGCTTTCTTTTGATGGAATTCCTCTGTATTCCTACATCCCATCTAAGGGCAATAGGAACTTTTATTACTacaaaaatgatcatttctgaTTCCTTATAGAACATAATGATCCTGGGGGATTTCAATGCAGATGGTGTGTATGTCACTCGTAAGGAAATGAAGACGATCCGTATTCGCAGTGACAAGAATTTCCACTGGCTGATTAGTGATGACATGGACACCACTGCAAGCACATCAAATGAACACACCTACGACCGGCATGTGCACATTCATAAACTCCAGTCATGCAAATTCAGAGAAGACggttttatgttttcacaaatCAATCCGTGGCATGATTATTTCTGCCAGGAAGAAACAGCACATGTTGTCATTGCATATTAACTGATGTAGTTCATTTCTATATTTCTCTCACAGGATTGTTGTGTATGGAGATGATATGCTGGCAGCCATTGTGCCAAACTCAGCCAAGCCATTCAATTTCCATGATGAGTTTGCCATGACAGAAGAAATGGTTAGCTGTCCCTCACAACCAGcatgtcatgttgtgtgttttgtaggaATATTCCTCATTTGTGCACCTTTCCGTAGGCCTTGAGAGTGAGCGACCACTATCCTGTTGAGGTAGAATTAcgtcctgctcctcctttctGGAAGGCAAAGAGCTACCGAAGACATGAGAGCATTGACCCCCAAGGAGCATCAGTCAGCATAGCTGTCACAGGTAAAGAGCGAAGCTGTAATTTACTCTCTCCTGCCACTAATAAACATGGAGTGAAGCATCTGAGACAAGAGCCTACTCAAGCCTACTTGTACTTGATGTTAAGTTCTTTTGACATGTGTAATTCGGTGTTCCCTGTGAACAGTATGGGTGCAAATAATGAGGGGGAATGTTTGGTATTTGGGAGTGTTTCTTGTAAATCAATTTTACAGCTCAATTTAAAGGTTTTACTCATGCTTTAAATATGGAACTTCACACTTTTTGAGGTTTGCCAGTGCTAATGGATTAACTCAGATTTACTTTATAGGGCTAAAAGAGTAGGTTTCATGACATTATATATTTTCAGCAGGCTCAAATGGAATTAATTTTTTAGTGGTGAAACGATGAGCATTTAAATACCGTGGTAGATGTATTTAAATTAAGATCTTGTTAACTTAGCTCATTGATTCAAATAAATGgcaaagaagaaacacaatTAGTTTGTCTTATCCCTGTGCCaaaacatgtcatgtcattGTGGGAATTCAGTTGTATTGCCTTACTTAAAACTAAATACAAATAGTTCcagctgaaaatagttcccaTTAGTAGAAAAAATACATACTCATgacctgtttttaaagatgGGTTAATGCGGGTGGGGGAAGGTTTTAAGAGACAAACTAACTCAGTGAATTTGGGCTTTTcaatagatttatttatttttacgtTTTTTGACAATAACAACACTATCAGGCTTTAGGACCATAGCTGAGTCTACTGACTCAGGTTCAGAGTTTCTCTTCTGTACTCCTGTGAATGTCCGAGCATTTAAACCCAAACACCGAGACACTAATTACCCTTTCATTTGCCAGATCATGGCATGATGAGTGTTCGTAATGCTTTGCTGCTAAGAAAATTGCCACATTACACAAATCTGAATGATGATGcagtcacagtgtttttctcctTAGAAGTTAAATTGAAAATGATCATATTTGagtgcagatttttttccagTGACATTCATTACATTCTGTTTAATGACTATTTAacctgtgtgtttctgtgtgcatttttctattttcagaGAGTTTGCAGGTTGATGTGTTGAAACTGCAGAAGGAAAACCTCCTGCTGGAACGAGAAAAACTTCAACTTCAGATCTCCTTGTTAAAACAGCGTCTTGCCATGCTCCAAAAGAACAAATATGACTAGATGATCTCAAATATTAGGCTACTGTTTTTGCTAAggtgttatattttattttcgtttgtcatcattttttatgaatgtatgaatggaATGTATGttacaaatgaataaatattgttCTTATACGCATATGTTGATCCCTTTACTGTAACTCAGTGAGGTAAACAGCATTGATATGAACAGCATTATGGTCTGTTGTAATGATTGATCTGACCTCTGAGAGGAACAAGCTGGTTCAAATGGTGAACTGAAACAGCTTATTATTTTTGAGCTCTTTGAATTTCGATTAAATCAacgtaaaaaaaacaatttaaacaacTAGGGAATGAGCTAATCTCAGTTCTATGGTAATAATCGGCTATCATAACAAACACAAGTGGAAAAACAGTCATGCTGCATTCAAGTGTACAGCCTGAGCTCCGATTTTCAGCTTCCTGTATAGGCTAACATGATCTAATAGTACGCATGCAGGTGACATACCTGTGGTAAGGAATAAGAACAAGTTTTGACTTGAAGAATTGGTGTTTAGATTGTGTCACTTCACGTGATATAATACATACGGTGGTACATCGCCTTTTGTGCGATGAGAATAACGCGCCATCTGCCGTCCTGTGGAACGTGTTTAGTTTAACAGTATTCTGTAGACCAAGTTAAGTACACACTCAGTCACGTGACCGCTGGATCTCCTCGACCAAAACACCGAGGACCCGAGCTGCTTGTCAACAACCGTGCAAGAGGGCGTGAGAGCCGGAGTGCAAACTTTCTCAGCGTCGACCGAGCAAACTCAGAAGCTCCACCAAATCATCTCCCACCTGTCCGGCAGACAGGCCGCCTCAATGCATtacagaggacagaaaacacCGCGGGGATCATGGATGTGTACGATTTGTTTAGTAGTTGCAGAAAGGGCGACATTTGTAGAGTCAGGTAACCAGCGGCTCAGCTGACGTTGTTTTCCTTGGTTGTCTTTGCCTGTGTTCTGAATGCTAGCTTCATTTGCTTTAcatgtttgcagaaatgttgttgttctctgttttcctgaGTCATGTCTTACAAGGCATTAGCCTTCGTATATTAGCTAAACCCAAACGAACTGCATTGCTCTGCAGATGGATAGGAGGTAAATACGCAAGGCAGGGTTGCCAACATTAGCATGGATGAGCAAGCTGGTAACTTTAGCTGACGTTTGTAGGTCAGCTCCTCAGTTTCCAGACGTAGCGTAGGTATGATAGTGTAATatatgtcagtgtcagtgcttTGGGATAGAGAGGTGTATCCTGCAGATTATGATCGGAGCAGGAGCTGGTCAAACCAGGACAAGTCAGTACAATCCTATGCAGCCTGGTGGAAAGTAGCTTCATATCTCCAGCAATGCATGATATAGGGATAGATTATATTAATGTTAGATGTCGGTGTCTCAGTAGATCTGgttctgatttaaaaaagaaataaaaatacaacaatactttttgttttaggATTTAGCCAAGAATAGTAAATCCAAAGAGGTCATCATACAGGATGCTTGCATACAAAATAATCCTGCTGTTTGTAAtctgtgtgcagatgtgtggaCGATGCCTCTTTGCCATTTTTCCTTTGTGCATTCAGATATGTTCAAGCCTCTTCCTATGTGATGTAGACTCCAGCTCATCACTGTaaacattcattctttttcctttctctccaaGATATCTTGTTGAACAAAGAGATGTGGACCTCAATGTAAGAGATAAATGGGACAGCACCCCTTTGTAAGTAGAATTTAGTCAAGCTGCCCTCTGCCTAACCTGTTTATCCTCCCATCTTAAAATGTGAACACTCTTGTTTTAAAGGTATTATGCTTGCCTTTGTGGCCACGAGGAGCTGGTCCAGTACCTGTTGGCTAGTGGTAAGACTGAAATTTTACAGGCTGACTGTGCATGTTATCTTTCTTTTGTTTAGTaatatagtttcttttttttctttcaggtgCCAAGTGTGAAGCCAACACGTTTGATGGTGAGAGGTGTTTGTACGGCTCTCTGAATGACTCTGTACGACGCCTGCTCAAGGACTACAAGTGTATCAGTGTCCGAGCCATGCAGCGGGATGATTTCAACTACTTTCTGCACATGTGAGGATCAAGAAGCTCATTCTCTTCTGCTGTTTAAATAGCCTACAGTGGAAAGAAACATGGAGATGAACCCAGATACCACCATCTAATCCAAACGTGTTTTTCCTTTAGGTTATTGGAACAGGGTCAACACAGCGATGTCAAGTTCTTAGTCCATGGACAAATGTTTACAGCCCACCGCTGTGTTCTGAGTGCACGCTCGGAGTACTTCACTGACATGTTTGAGACCAAATGGAAAGGGAAGAACATGATCACCCTGAAACACCCATTGGTAGGTGAAAATACAAATCCTGGTTGAGTAATTccagtttgctgtgtgttgttggctttgttgttAGATTGCCATATCTAATATACAGCTGGACAGGCACATTGTGTCTATTATAAAGAAAAGTGGTTTTGATTTCAGGTCAATCCTGCAGCCTTTGGAGCCATCCTGCAGTATTTCTACACAGGTGAGTATATGTTAGAGCTGTCAATATTCTGGCTTCTAATTAGATAGTAGTTTTAAGCCTTTGCAGGAAAAGTCAGTCCACACtacttttttaatgtgtcagcAACAAAGAACTggattaaataatttattttcatgggATATGCATCTTGTAACTTTTTAGCTTATATGTGAACAATATAACCATAAATAAATTaccaaaaatattcaaattagaaattaaattataaaatatattataatattgtgATGTTATATGGTATTATGAAGACGCATATAAAAACTTGTCAATTCACCGagttgtcatttcagtttgttcttaAAGGACtggtttaaaatgtttcttatttGTCTAAAAACAATAGCCAGGTGCCTATACGAACGTTGAAACAGGTTTTTCTGGAATCATGACTTAAAAGCTTGAGagcaaaatcttttttcttcGAAAAAcacccttttttttccagatagACATCTGGAATGTATACGTTAGTCTTTTTAGTAccaaattgctgtttttttgttatttctattccacagcagctcagcaaggaaacacagcaaataCAGTGAAAGCATTTGCATATAAATGTAACATCTCCATTCCCTACGTAATTATCTGAGTCTGGACTGCTGGAGCCCATATTAACTCAAACAGAACCTGGGAATTCATTTCTGCATGAAACAAGGACTGTAGATTTTGTCCCCAGTCACTTAGTTTGGAAGGGAACAGTACATGAACAGAGGTAATGATTACAGCGAGCATGAAGTGAATGAAAGGATTTCTTTGTAACAcacttgggaaaaaaaatatgaacctATCCTTTAATGAGTGAATTTAATGTGTCTGAACCAGAGAGAAAAGCATTTggaaatgaatatttttcaagGGGACTTAAACGGTCACCATGCTCACGCTGGcctactgtgtgtgttcattcattgTCCTCTTAATGAAACAGGACGAATGGATATCGACATAAGCCTTGTGGAGGACTCCAGGCGACTTGCTAAACAGTGCAAAATGGCAGATCTCATAGAGGAGCTGGAGAATAAATGCAAACAGGTGTATGATTTTGGTAAGGCGGCACTCTTGGCTCACATGTACACTTTTAATACGTGTATGTGTATTATCAGCGTAATACACAGATATTTTTAAACACTCTCAAAAAATACCCAAACACATTGTAAATGTAACGTCTCATTAAACTCTTGAGCTTGGATtgacttttttccccctacCGGATGGATGTCtgtctggtctctctctctttttcttttttttgttttctttctttcctcataTTTTAGTGTCCAACAAGCCAGGAGTTTGTGTGAAGGTTCTCAGCCTGGAGCCTCACAGCTGTCAACTTCAGGAGGAGATGGCTCAGTTAGCAGATTGTGCACTTCCCACTGAACTGAGAGTAGGGACATCAGAGCAGAAAATCTACACTGTAGCTGCTATGATAATATTTTCAATGAGCCCACGCTGATTTAACTTGTTCTGTTGATTCTCCACAGGTTGGATTTGGTgaacttccttttaacagagTAGACCACTTCCCCACTTATCCTGACATCTGCTTCAGAGTTGAGGGTTACAGTTTCTTGTGTCATAAGGTACTACAAAGCTCACATAACATTCCTGAGCCACATTACAAACTCCCAGATCCTGTCACTCAAATTAACGTGTTTTGTCTTGCGTTTGTGTTTGCCTCCAGGCTTTTTTCTGTGGTCGTAGTGATTATTTTAAAGCCTTGCTGATGGACCACTTCAGTGAGggagagcagctgcagtctcagCCCAGCACCCCAGTGATCACTTTACACAACATTTCCCATGAAATATTTATCCACATCATGTATTACATCTATACGGATGACACGGAGGTCAGTGTACAATTTCTGTGGAAACTATTTTGCAGAAGTGTTTATTTGGGATGCAAACTTGTCATCTAGTGAGAAAACTAGAAGCAATTAATTGCCAGTCTACCAG
It includes:
- the LOC124064025 gene encoding deoxyribonuclease-1-like 1; amino-acid sequence: MKIASFNAQRFGLMKVADPDVLSTLVKIVSRYDIIVILEVVDVSGASVKILLKELNRVNTTCHYALQLSSRLGRNRYKEQFLFLYRDDVVDLIDCYQYEDNQVNDVDAFAREPYILHFKPHNTVLKDIVLIPVHTTPWDSEKELDELFDVFLVVKDKWKTDNIMILGDFNADGVYVTRKEMKTIRIRSDKNFHWLISDDMDTTASTSNEHTYDRIVVYGDDMLAAIVPNSAKPFNFHDEFAMTEEMALRVSDHYPVEVELRPAPPFWKAKSYRRHESIDPQGASVSIAVTESLQVDVLKLQKENLLLEREKLQLQISLLKQRLAMLQKNKYD
- the abtb1 gene encoding ankyrin repeat and BTB/POZ domain-containing protein 1 — protein: MDVYDLFSSCRKGDICRVRYLVEQRDVDLNVRDKWDSTPLYYACLCGHEELVQYLLASGAKCEANTFDGERCLYGSLNDSVRRLLKDYKCISVRAMQRDDFNYFLHMLLEQGQHSDVKFLVHGQMFTAHRCVLSARSEYFTDMFETKWKGKNMITLKHPLVNPAAFGAILQYFYTGRMDIDISLVEDSRRLAKQCKMADLIEELENKCKQVYDFVSNKPGVCVKVLSLEPHSCQLQEEMAQLADCALPTELRVGFGELPFNRVDHFPTYPDICFRVEGYSFLCHKAFFCGRSDYFKALLMDHFSEGEQLQSQPSTPVITLHNISHEIFIHIMYYIYTDDTELTTENVFDVLCVADMYLLPGLKRLCGKTLAKTICEDNVLYMWKTAKLFRLSRLEDYCTEFMAKNIDRLVEQAEFAEIIKEDAESLEERHETDSVPLVDDIRYHIASNVQTYSAIEEANQKLEALEELLSRINIDC